Part of the Pseudomonadota bacterium genome is shown below.
CGCATCGGCGGCCTGTCGCCGGCCAAGGTGCGCCAGGCGATGGAACTGTTGAGCGGCGAAGTGTTGCCGCGGGTGCGCAAGGAGGTGGCGGCGCACGACGTGAACCTGAGGCAGGACGCTGTGGGTCAGACTTCAGTCTGACATTCAGCGGCGTGATGGGACGGCCGCCGAGCGTCATCCGTCAGACTGAAGTCTGACCCACAAGGCATTGCGTCTGCCCGGCACGGGGCAGACCTCGGCGCCGTCATCCGTTACATTGCCGCCATGAGTGAACACTCCGCCCGCGTCGAGAGCATCAGCGCCGTGACCGTCTTCACGCGCGACATGGCGCGCGCCGTGGCGTTCTACGAAGCGCTCGGCATGTTGCCCTGCCATGGCGGCGCGGCGTCGGGCTTCACGAGTTTTCGCGCCGGCAGCGGCTACCTGAACGTGGCCGTCGGGCAGCCGCCCGAGCGTCCGTGGGGGCGCGCCATCCTGTACGTGTCCGACGTCGACGCCATGTACGCACGGGTGCGGGCCGCCGGCTATGCCACCGTCACCACGCCTGCCGACGCCCCGTGGGGCGAGCGCTATTTTCATGTACACGACCCGGACGGCAACGAGCTGTCCTTCGCCCGACCACTGACCGCGAGATCAAACTGATGAAAAGATGCCTGGCCGTGCTCGGTCTCATGCTGCTCACGTGCCTCGCGCGCGCCGCCGATGCGCCGACCGTCGGCCTGCTCGAACTCTACAACTACTACGAGTATTCACCGGCGCTGCTGTCCGCCGGGCAGCCGACCCGCGAACAGTTTCCCGCCATCGCCAAGGCCGGCGTCGAAGCCGTGATCAATCTCGCGCCGGTCACCGATCCCGGCGCGCTGGCGGACGAGGCCGAGGTGGTTGGCAAGCTCGGCATGGGGTATGTGCACATTCCCGTCGACTGGGACAAGCCGCCGCGCGCCGATGTCGAGAGTTTCCTGGCGGCCATGGAACGTTTCAAAGGCAAACGCATGCTGGTGCATTGTTACGCCGGTTCGCGCGCGTCGGCTTTCGTGTACATGTATCGTGTGCTCGAGCAGAAAGCCGATCGCGCCGCCGCGCGCGTGACGCTGGAGAAGATCTGGGCAAACAACCCCGGCTACGAATTGCCGGCGGTGCCGCAATGGCGGCAGTTGATTGATGAGGTGCTGGCGGCCCACTCGACTTGAGTGTCGGCCCGCCCGAACGCGTAACGATGTTGGAATAGTTGGATGAGCAAATCTCTCAAAGAACAGCTGCTGGCCGCGGGCCTCGTCAAGCAGAAACAGGTGCACCAGGCGGACAAGGAAAAGCATAAGCAGGCCCGTCAGCAGCCCAAGCCCAAGGCGACCGTCAAGGGGCCCTTGACCGCCACGCAGCTCGAAGCGCGCAAGGCCCAGGACGAGAAGGCAGCGCGCGATCGTGAACTCAACCGCCAGCGCCAGGCCGATCGCGAACGCCGCGCCATCATCGTGCAGCTGGAACAGATCATCGACGGCGCCAAGCTCGACACCAAGGCCGGCGAGACGCCGTTCCGCTTCGTCATCAAGGGCAAGATCAAGAAGATCTACGTGACCGCCGAGCAGCACGCCGCGCTGGTCAAGGGCACGCTGGCGGTGGTGCGTTTCCGTGAAGGCCTGGCGGTGGTGACGCGCGAAGTGGCGGAGCGGGTCGCCGAGCGCGACGCGCGCACGGTGCTGGTGTTGCGCGACGGCACCGAGCCCGACATCCAGGAAGATCCCGACTATGCCGATTACAAGGTGCCCGACGACCTGATGTGGTGACGACGCGCCGGCTCACGGGCCGGCGCGCGGCAGCGTCACCGTGAACTCGGCGCCCGGCTCGCGGTTGGCCACGGATACCTTGCCGCCCATCACTTCGACCAGGCGTTTGACCAGCGCGAGACCGATGCCGGTGCCGGCGGTGGCGCGCGTCAAGGCGTTCTCGCCGCGATAAAACAGTCCGAAAATGCGCGACATCTGCTCGCCGGCGACGCCGGGGCCGAAGTCGCGCACGGCGAATTCGACATGGCTGCCGTCGCCGCCCTGCACGGCCAGTTGCAGCGGCTCGTCACCGCTGGTGAATTTCAGCGCGTTGTCGACCAGGTTCAGCATCACCTGCGTGAAACAATCGATGTCGACCCGCAAACGCGCGCTGGCGAGCTCGGCGGGACAGTCCAGCGTGTAGCGCCGGCCGGCATGCTGGACCACCGATTCGAGCTTCGAGCGCAGCACGTCCAGCAGTTCCGCGGCCGTCACCTCGCGCATCTCGACCTTGAGTTCGTTGCGCGTCATGCGTGCCAGGTTCAGCACGTTGTTGATGAGGCGCGTGAGCCGTTCGGCCTCGTCGTGTATGAACTGGTAATACTCCTGGCGTTTGGCGTCCGGCGCCCAGCCCTCGCGCAACATCTCGCCGTACATGCGTATCGAGGTCAGCGGTGTCTTGAGCTCGTGACTGACGGCGGCAATGAAGTCCTGCTGCTGGCGCGCCAGCGCGATCTGCCGCGTGCCGAGGCGCAGTGCCAGCCACAGGCCGCCGCCCAGCACCAGCGACAACAGCGCCGCCAGCCAGCCGATGACGCGTGCGCCCGGTCCGGCCGGTAGTTCGGTGACGCTGAATATCAATTCCAAATCGCTGAAGGGCGCTGGCAGCCGTGACTGGTAGAGCAAGGTGCCGCGCAGGTCGGGCGCGCTGCCATAGCCGCGCGCCGCGTCGCCGTCGTCACGCAGCAGCACGTCACCGTGGCGCGCCACCACCAGGCCGCTGCTGCGCGCCAGCTGGCCGAGGCGAAACGGCGTACCGACGAGTTCACGGAGAAACACCTCGCGGTCGATGACCAGGCCCTGCACGTAACGCCGCCCGTCGCGCCACACGTTACGGAACAGCACCAGTTCACCGCTGGCGAGCAGGCTGCTCTCGAAGCGCTCCACTTCGCTTTCGAAGGTGTGGATGGGCGCCGCGTCGTCGAGGCGCTGGCGCGCGCCGCCCTGCTTGCGCTTGTGCTCTTCGGCCAGCATCGGCAGCGCGCCCTGCTCCTTGCGCAGCGCGCGCGTGGCATCGGTGGCGGCGCGCTTGTCGGGCATGGCGGGCGCCGCTTCGGCCATGACCGGCGCGCCCTGGAAATTCTGCTCGAGCTTGAGATCGGCCACGACCGACCGAGGGCCTTGGCGGCGCTGTCGCGGCGCGCGGGTGTGGGCGCGGCCGCTTGCTCTCCGACGCGCGGCGTGTCGCTGGCCACGGCATCGACCTGGTCATTTCTTCAGTGCCGGCGCACCGCCCAGCAGGCGATTGCTGGCCAGGATCCCGTGCAGGCGTGTCGCCAGCGCGTCGCGCTCGCGTCGCTCCGTGTCCGTCAGTCCGCTCTGCAACTCGCTGCTGTCGGGCGGCGGCTGGAAGGGCAGGCTCAACTGGCCCTGTTCATCCACCTGGAAATGCCCGATGAGGCCGGGCACGGCGTTGGCCGGCGGCAGGCTGGCGAGCGGCGAGCGCTGCAGCACGGTCGTGCTGAGCGGCGAGACCAGGTTGAAATAGCTGTACTCGGTGAACGGCCGCGCGTGCTCGACAGCCATGAAGTCATCGATGCGCTGCTCGACGCGCTTCGTGAATTCCTCGGCGAGTCCCTGGTGCTGGTGAAAGCTCTCCCACTGCAGGCGCTGATAGGCCTGGTGGATCAAGGCGGCGGTCGGTATGGCCAGCGCGACGAAGAACAGCGCCAGCACCAGGCGCAGGCGAGCGAGATCGCTCATGCGCGCAACAGGCGGTAGCCGGCGCCACGCACCGTCAACAGCACGCGCGGCGCGGCCGGATCGGCTTCGAGCTTGCGCCGCAGCTTGGCGACGTGGATATCGACGGTGCGCGTTTCGAGCGCCAGCGCGTTGGCGTAGCCCCACACCTTGTGCAGCAGCTCTTCGCGCGATACCGCGCGCTCGGCATGGGCGAAAAGATATTGCAGCACGTCCATCTCACGACGTGTGAAGCACAGCGTCGCATCGCCGCGTCGGCCTTGCAGCGTGCCGGGATCGATCTTGACGTCGTCGTGCAATTCCAGCACCGACGTCACGCCCGGCAGCACGCGTGCGCGGCGCAGCACCGCGTTCACACGCAATACCAGCTCGGCGACGGAGAACGGCTTGGCGACGTAATCATCGGCGCCCAGCGACAGGCCGTGGATGATGTCGTCGTCGGTGCCGCGCGCGGTGAGCAGGATGATGGCCTGTTCGCGGTCGAGGTCGCGCAAGCGCCGACAGATCTCGAAGCCGTCCACACCCGGCAGCATCACGTCCAGCAGGACCATGTCGTAGGGACCGCGCTGCGCCTTGTGCCAGCCGTCGTTGCCATCGGCCGCGCTGTCGACCTGGAAGCCGTGGTAGGTGAATACGTCGATGAGGCCGCCGCGTATCGCGGCCTCGTCCTCGACGATGAGGATGCGCGGTTTGGAACTCATGTCGCTGCCATGTGACGGATGACCCGGGCCGCGAGCATAACAAGAAGCCGCCCGCGCGCTTGTAAACGCCATGTAAACACGCGCGCCGCGCTTTTACCAAAAGTGGCCTGCCACGCCGCGCGCGCCGTACCTAGAGTGCTCACCTCGTCCCACGGAGGAGAGCCCATGACCTTGTTCACCCGACTCGGCCGCTTGCTGCGCGCCGATTTCAACGCCGTCATCGACGGCCTCGAAGAACCGGCCAGCCTGTTGCGCCAGGCGGTGCGCGACATGCAGAGCGCGCTCGACGTCGAGCACGGCGAAGCCGCGCGTTTGCGCGACGACATGCAGCGCGTCGCGCAGGCCTTGCAGGAATGCCAGGTGCGTCTCGCCGCGCTCGATGAAGAGCTCGGCCTGTGTCTCGACGCCGAGCAGGACGCACTGGCGCGTGATCTCGTGCGGCGCAAACTCGAGACCGCGCGCCATGCCGCGCAACTCGGCGAGCGGCAGCAGGCGTTGCGCGAGGCTCACCAGCGCCTCGAGGCGCGCATCGTCGAACACGCAGAGCGCCTGCAGGCGCTGCGCGAGCAGGCCAGCCTGCACGATGCGCTCGCTACCGCCGCCAGTGGCGAGCCCGCTGGCGCGGCAACGCTCACGCAGCCCGTCAGTGCCGCCGAGATCGAGGTCGCGCTGCTGCGCGAGCGGCAGCGGAGGGCGCGCCCGTGAAGCGCCTGACTTTCATCGAAGCGGCAATCACGGCATTGGCCTTGAGCGTGGTTGGTGCGGTGCTCGCCGCGGTGCTGACACCGCTGTTCGGCGTGACGCTGGTATCGCGCGCCTTGTGCCTGTTGCTGGCGCTCGCCTACGTGCTGTTCCTGCTTGCGCGCAGTCGTCATCACCATGGCCGCGTGACGCTGCTTGCCGCGTGGGCGCTCGCCGCCGTCGCCATCACGCTGTTGTGCCCGACGCTGTTCAGCATGGTCGCCGCCCATCTCACGCTGGTGTGGCTGACACGCGCCCTGCTCATGCACACCAGCGTGTTCACCGCGATGGCGGACCTGCTGCTGTGCGGCTTGTCACTGGCCGCCGGCTGCTGGGCTTTCGTCGAGACCGCCAGCGTGTTCGCCGGGCTATGGAGCCTCGGCCTCGTGCAGGCGGCCTGCAGCCTGTTGCCACTTAAGCCACGCCCGGTCGCGCGGCACGACGCCGACCAGGCTTTCACCCATGCCGCGCGGGCCGCCGAACAGGCCCTGCGTGCCTTCGAGCGCGCGCGCTGAGCGGCGCGCGCTCTTTCATCAACGAGGAATATTCACCATGAAACAGCAGTTACTCGGCCTCACCCTGGCCAGCCTCACCCTCGCCGCGATCATCGGCTACCCGCGCCTGCACGACGCCGAGGCCGCCGCGCCGCCCGTCGTCGGCCAGCCCATCACGTCGGCCGCGACGCCGCCCGCCAGCCAGCGGCCGCGCGTGGACCTGGTATTCGTGCTCGATACCACCGGCAGCATGGGCGGACTCATCCAGACCGCCAAGGACAAGATCTGGTCCATCGCCACCACCATGGCACGCGCGCAGCCGGCGCCCGAGATCCGCATCGGCCTGGTGGCCTATCGCGATCGCGGTGACCGCTATGTCACCCAGGTGTTCGACCTGACCACGGATCTCGATTCCATGTATGCGCATCTCATGGACTTCCAGGCCGACGGTGGCGGTGACGGGCCCGAGGCGGTCAACCAGGCCCTGCAGGATGCGGTCTCGCGCATGAGCTGGAACACGCAAGCCGGCACCTACAAGGCGGTGTTCCTGGTCGGCGACGCGCCGCCGCACCTCGAT
Proteins encoded:
- a CDS encoding response regulator transcription factor, which encodes MSSKPRILIVEDEAAIRGGLIDVFTYHGFQVDSAADGNDGWHKAQRGPYDMVLLDVMLPGVDGFEICRRLRDLDREQAIILLTARGTDDDIIHGLSLGADDYVAKPFSVAELVLRVNAVLRRARVLPGVTSVLELHDDVKIDPGTLQGRRGDATLCFTRREMDVLQYLFAHAERAVSREELLHKVWGYANALALETRTVDIHVAKLRRKLEADPAAPRVLLTVRGAGYRLLRA
- a CDS encoding DUF2058 domain-containing protein gives rise to the protein MSKSLKEQLLAAGLVKQKQVHQADKEKHKQARQQPKPKATVKGPLTATQLEARKAQDEKAARDRELNRQRQADRERRAIIVQLEQIIDGAKLDTKAGETPFRFVIKGKIKKIYVTAEQHAALVKGTLAVVRFREGLAVVTREVAERVAERDARTVLVLRDGTEPDIQEDPDYADYKVPDDLMW
- a CDS encoding VOC family protein, which produces MSEHSARVESISAVTVFTRDMARAVAFYEALGMLPCHGGAASGFTSFRAGSGYLNVAVGQPPERPWGRAILYVSDVDAMYARVRAAGYATVTTPADAPWGERYFHVHDPDGNELSFARPLTARSN
- a CDS encoding PspA/IM30 family protein, coding for MTLFTRLGRLLRADFNAVIDGLEEPASLLRQAVRDMQSALDVEHGEAARLRDDMQRVAQALQECQVRLAALDEELGLCLDAEQDALARDLVRRKLETARHAAQLGERQQALREAHQRLEARIVEHAERLQALREQASLHDALATAASGEPAGAATLTQPVSAAEIEVALLRERQRRARP
- a CDS encoding protein tyrosine phosphatase family protein, which gives rise to MKRCLAVLGLMLLTCLARAADAPTVGLLELYNYYEYSPALLSAGQPTREQFPAIAKAGVEAVINLAPVTDPGALADEAEVVGKLGMGYVHIPVDWDKPPRADVESFLAAMERFKGKRMLVHCYAGSRASAFVYMYRVLEQKADRAAARVTLEKIWANNPGYELPAVPQWRQLIDEVLAAHST
- a CDS encoding HAMP domain-containing histidine kinase, which encodes MADLKLEQNFQGAPVMAEAAPAMPDKRAATDATRALRKEQGALPMLAEEHKRKQGGARQRLDDAAPIHTFESEVERFESSLLASGELVLFRNVWRDGRRYVQGLVIDREVFLRELVGTPFRLGQLARSSGLVVARHGDVLLRDDGDAARGYGSAPDLRGTLLYQSRLPAPFSDLELIFSVTELPAGPGARVIGWLAALLSLVLGGGLWLALRLGTRQIALARQQQDFIAAVSHELKTPLTSIRMYGEMLREGWAPDAKRQEYYQFIHDEAERLTRLINNVLNLARMTRNELKVEMREVTAAELLDVLRSKLESVVQHAGRRYTLDCPAELASARLRVDIDCFTQVMLNLVDNALKFTSGDEPLQLAVQGGDGSHVEFAVRDFGPGVAGEQMSRIFGLFYRGENALTRATAGTGIGLALVKRLVEVMGGKVSVANREPGAEFTVTLPRAGP